From Brassica oleracea var. oleracea cultivar TO1000 chromosome C3, BOL, whole genome shotgun sequence, a single genomic window includes:
- the LOC106330933 gene encoding uncharacterized protein LOC106330933, with amino-acid sequence MAGRLFQQFLVDVYTMIETNRLRYLLFNQKNLRSENFDNIQKAADQGDCNLADQGKRIFIPSSFTGDSKMPTGEDIDKYISAELPDKDLEPYLYEVVGDSMIHGPCGPANKANVCMIDGKCSKFFPKPFSAVTKVDDAGFHIYKRREDGRMVHKKGFDCDNKYVVPYNKDLSLRYRAHINVEWCNQTRSIKYLFKYISACEDTWRTLAFPTHYRTTSVEKLSFHLTGQQLVVYNEDDPVEEVLNRISVGKSKFVAWMEANKIYPEAKNLTYADFPSYFVWHLKTRMWKPRRRGFAIGRITYVPPSLGEVYYLRVLLNIVKGPTSFEEIKTVDGFIHETFKDACYALGLLDDDKEYIEAIKEANLTLSEDQIKSLALWEIESLLRINGSSLEFFKGMPRPDAYGCDSDVNTLISDELNYNHDEQREKHRELLAKITDEQRAVYQEILDAVNGDKGGMFFVYGFGGMGKPFFWNILGAAIRSLGEIILNVASSGIAALLLPGGRTAHSRFGIPINVHDFTICTMTKGSDQAELVQQAKLIIWDEASMMSRHCFETLDRSLRDIMGCNEPFGGKVVVFGGDFRQIQPVVTDGGRVETVLASLNSSYLWNSCKVLRLTKNMRLMAGITDSEAKELEAFSKWILDIGDGNINQPNDGEVEIDIPEDLLITKCENPIEAIVNEVYGTSFAEKRDPKLF; translated from the exons ATGGCAGGACGATTGTTTCAACAATTCTTGGTAGATGTCTACACCATGATTGAGACAAATAGACTGCGTTATCTGCTTTTTAATCAGAAGAATCTTCGGTCTGAAAACTTCGACAATATTCAAAAAGCTGCTGACCAAGGGGATTGTAATTTAGCTGACCAAGGTAAACGAATCTTTATACCATCTTCTTTCACTGGAG ATTCAAAAATGCCTACCGGTGAAGATATTGACAAGTATATAAGTGCAGAACTTCCTGATAAAGATCTGGAACCGTACTTGTACGAAGTTGTAGGAGATTCTATGATACATGGGCCATGCGGACCTGCTAATAAAGCCAATGTATGTATGATTGATGGCAAGTGTTCTAAATTCTTTCCCAAGCCTTTTAGTGCAGTCACTAAAGTTGATGATGCTGGATTTCATATTTACAAACGGAGGGAAGATGGTAGAATGGTTCACAAGAAAGGGTTTGATTGTGATAATAAATATGTTGTTCCATACAATAAGGATCTATCACTTCGTTACCGTGCTCATATTAACGTTGAATGGTGCAACCAAACACGATCTATCAAGTACCTTTTCAA ATACATATCCGCATGTGAAGATACTTGGAGAACTCTTGCTTTTCCTACTCACTATCGGACTACATCAGTAGAAAAACTATCATTCCATCTCACAGGTCAACAACTGGTTGTTTACAATGAAGATGACCCCGTTGAAGAAGTACTAAATCGAATTTCTGTCGGGAAGTCCAAGTTTGTAGCCTGGATGGAGGCCAATAAGATATATCCAGAAGCAAAAAATCTCACTTATGCAGACTTCCCATCGTACTTTGTCTGGCATCTAAAAACCAGAATGTGGAAACCAAGGCGAAGGGGTTTTGCAATCGGAAGGATCACTTATGTGCCACCATCTTTAGGTGAAGTGTATTATTTAAGGGTTTTGCTAAATATAGTCAAAGGTCCAACAAGCTTTGAAGAGATAAAAACAGTAGACGGCTTTATCCACGAGACATTCAAAGATGCATGTTATGCATTGGGTTTGCTGGACGATGATAAAGAATACATTGAAGCTATTAAAGAAGCAA ATTTGACTTTATCAGAAGATCAAATTAAGAGCTTAGCTTTGTGGGAGATTGAATCGCTCCTGCGTATCAATGGAAGCTCACTGGAATTTTTTAAAGGTATGCCGCGTCCAGATGCTTATGGGTGTGATTCTGATGTTAACACTTTGATCAGTGACGAGCTAAACTACAACCATGATGAGCAAAGAGAAAAACACAGAGAGCTATTAGCCAAGATAACAGATGAGCAAAGAGCTGTGTACCAAGAGATACTAGATGCAGTAAATGGTGACAAAGGTGGTATGTTTTTCGTTTATGGTTTTGGAGGAATGGGAAAACCATTTTTTTGGAACATCCTAGGTGCTGCAATTCGATCTTTAGGAGAAATAATATTGAACGTGGCATCCAGTGGAATTGCTGCACTGCTTTTGCCAGGTGGCCGGACAGCTCACTCAAGATTTGGAATACCAATTAATGTACACGATTTTACAATATGTACAATGACAAAGGGTTCAGATCAAGCAGAATTGGTACAACAAGCTAAGCTCATAATTTGGGATGAAGCTTCCATGATGAGCAGACACTGTTTCGAAACTTTAGACAGAAGCTTGCGTGACATAATGGGATGCAATGAGCCTTTTGGAGGTAAAGTTGTTGTTTTTGGAGGAGACTTTAGACAGATTCAACCGGTAGTAACAGATGGTGGTAGAGTAGAGACTGTTTTGGCTTCTCTGAATTCATCATATCTGTGGAATAGTTGCAAGGTTCTAAGACTTACAAAAAACATGAGACTTATGGCAGGAATTACTGATAGTGAAGCTAAAGAACTTGAAGCTTTTTCTAAGTGGATTCTAGATATCGGTGATGGAAATATCAATCAACCAAATGATGGAGAGGTTGAGATCGATATTCCTGAAGATTTGCTGATAACTAAGTGCGAAAATCCTATAGAAGCCATAGTGAACGAAGTTTACGGAACATCATTTG